The proteins below are encoded in one region of Symbiobacterium terraclitae:
- the ilvB gene encoding biosynthetic-type acetolactate synthase large subunit has product MEMQAAAALLKALEAEGVEVIFGYPGGASLYIYDALYDSPVRHVLTRHEQGAIHAAEGYARTTGRVGVVLATSGPGATNLVTGLCDAMMDSTPIVAITGQVPRQLIGRDAFQEADVTGITMPVTKHNYLVTDPGDLLRVVREAFHIARTGRPGPVLIDIPKDVTSAPVRYDYPPPIHLPGYRIPGEAAPEAVAAAAEAIRTAQRPVLICGGGVVSSEDAAGPFRALAERMDAPVVETLMGLGGFPMDHPQCLGLLGMHGTFAANRAVANSDLLIACGMRFDDRVTGMAARFAPKARVIHIDIDPAEMSKNLPSHIQLVGDCGLVLAQLNEALGDWSQKLPEWRAQVQAWHEQYPLWGVRRGEEIPTDPAGVPKPQQVIQAVQETFGPQAIVATDVGQHQMWAAHYCTRTEPRTWLSSCGLGTMGFGLPAAIGAAIGRPDREVVLITGDGSIQMCIQELATVVQENLPVKIVLLNNGYLGMVRQWQEMFYKGRYKEVDLRRGMPDFVKLAEAYGIRGMRVRRLGELTGAMAEVREHRGPVFLDVQVQQEENVFPIVPPGGANTEALLDAKR; this is encoded by the coding sequence ATGGAGATGCAGGCGGCTGCCGCCCTGCTCAAGGCGTTGGAGGCGGAAGGGGTCGAGGTCATCTTCGGCTACCCCGGCGGGGCGAGTCTCTACATCTACGACGCCCTCTACGACAGCCCCGTCCGGCACGTGCTGACCCGCCACGAGCAGGGCGCGATTCACGCGGCTGAGGGATACGCCCGGACGACGGGCCGGGTGGGGGTGGTGCTGGCCACCTCCGGCCCCGGCGCCACCAACCTGGTGACCGGGCTCTGCGACGCCATGATGGACTCGACGCCCATCGTGGCCATCACCGGCCAGGTGCCGCGCCAGCTCATCGGGCGGGACGCCTTCCAGGAGGCCGACGTGACCGGCATCACGATGCCGGTGACCAAGCACAACTACCTCGTCACCGACCCGGGCGACCTGCTGCGGGTGGTGCGCGAGGCCTTCCACATCGCCCGCACGGGCCGTCCGGGGCCGGTGCTGATCGACATCCCCAAGGACGTGACCAGCGCCCCGGTGCGTTACGACTACCCGCCGCCCATCCACCTGCCGGGCTACCGCATCCCGGGCGAGGCGGCGCCGGAGGCGGTGGCCGCGGCGGCCGAGGCCATCCGGACCGCGCAGCGCCCGGTGCTCATCTGCGGCGGCGGCGTGGTCTCCTCGGAGGACGCCGCAGGCCCCTTCCGGGCGCTGGCCGAGCGGATGGACGCCCCGGTGGTCGAGACGCTGATGGGCCTCGGGGGCTTCCCGATGGACCACCCGCAGTGCCTGGGGCTGCTGGGTATGCACGGCACCTTCGCCGCCAACCGGGCGGTGGCCAACTCCGACCTGCTCATCGCCTGCGGGATGCGCTTCGACGACCGGGTGACCGGCATGGCCGCCCGGTTCGCCCCCAAGGCCCGGGTGATCCACATCGACATTGACCCGGCGGAGATGTCGAAGAACCTGCCGTCGCACATCCAGCTGGTGGGCGACTGCGGCCTGGTCCTGGCGCAGCTGAACGAGGCCCTGGGCGACTGGTCGCAGAAGCTCCCCGAGTGGCGGGCGCAGGTGCAGGCCTGGCACGAGCAGTACCCGCTCTGGGGCGTGCGCCGGGGGGAGGAGATCCCCACCGACCCGGCCGGCGTGCCCAAGCCGCAGCAGGTGATCCAGGCGGTGCAGGAGACCTTCGGCCCGCAGGCGATCGTCGCCACCGACGTGGGCCAGCACCAGATGTGGGCCGCGCACTACTGCACCCGGACCGAGCCCCGAACCTGGCTCTCCTCGTGCGGCCTGGGCACCATGGGCTTCGGCCTGCCGGCGGCGATCGGCGCCGCCATCGGGCGCCCTGACCGGGAGGTCGTCCTGATCACCGGCGACGGCTCGATCCAGATGTGCATCCAGGAGCTGGCCACCGTGGTGCAGGAGAACCTGCCGGTGAAGATCGTGCTCCTGAACAACGGCTACCTGGGCATGGTGCGCCAGTGGCAGGAGATGTTCTACAAGGGACGGTACAAGGAGGTCGACCTGCGCCGGGGCATGCCGGACTTCGTGAAGCTGGCCGAGGCCTACGGCATCCGGGGGATGCGGGTCCGGCGGCTCGGGGAGCTGACCGGCGCCATGGCCGAGGTCCGGGAGCACAGGGGTCCGGTCTTCCTGGACGTGCAGGTGCAGCAGGAGGAGAACGTCTTCCCCATCGTGCCGCCCGGCGGCGCCAACACCGAGGCGCTGCTGGACGCCAAGCGATAG
- a CDS encoding class II fructose-1,6-bisphosphate aldolase, with amino-acid sequence MALVSLRTLLDAAQQGKYAVGAFNCNNMEIVQAIVAAAEETRSPVILQASQGAIKYAGLEYIVGMVKTAAQKATVPICLHLDHGTDFNTVVACIRAGFTSVMFDGSQYEKEENINRTREVVKIAHAVGVSVEGEIGKIGGVEDDIAVDERDAMLTPVPDAIEFYEATGVDALAMSFGTAHGPYKLPPKLALDRIAAVHEQTGAYLVMHGGSGVPAEDVKKGIELGIRKINIDTELRQAFLGEVRRQLAEKPDEIDPRKIFAPARDVLKEHIKAKMALFGSVGKA; translated from the coding sequence ATGGCGCTCGTCTCTTTGCGAACGCTCCTGGATGCGGCACAGCAGGGGAAGTATGCGGTCGGAGCGTTTAACTGCAACAACATGGAGATCGTCCAGGCGATCGTGGCCGCGGCGGAGGAGACCCGCTCGCCGGTGATCCTGCAGGCGAGCCAGGGGGCCATCAAGTACGCAGGCCTGGAGTACATCGTCGGCATGGTGAAGACGGCCGCCCAGAAGGCCACGGTGCCCATCTGCCTGCACCTCGACCACGGCACGGACTTCAACACGGTGGTCGCCTGCATCCGGGCGGGCTTCACCTCGGTGATGTTCGACGGCTCGCAGTACGAGAAGGAGGAGAACATCAACCGCACCCGCGAGGTCGTGAAGATCGCCCACGCCGTGGGCGTCTCCGTGGAGGGCGAGATCGGCAAGATCGGGGGCGTCGAGGACGACATCGCCGTCGACGAGCGGGACGCGATGCTCACCCCCGTGCCCGACGCGATCGAGTTTTACGAGGCCACCGGCGTCGACGCCCTGGCGATGTCCTTCGGCACCGCCCACGGGCCGTACAAGCTGCCGCCCAAGCTGGCGCTGGACCGCATCGCCGCCGTCCACGAGCAGACCGGGGCCTACCTGGTGATGCACGGCGGCTCGGGCGTGCCGGCCGAGGACGTGAAGAAGGGCATCGAGCTGGGCATCCGCAAGATCAACATCGACACGGAGCTCCGCCAGGCCTTCCTGGGCGAGGTGCGCCGGCAGCTGGCGGAGAAGCCCGACGAGATCGACCCCCGCAAGATCTTCGCCCCCGCCCGGGACGTGCTGAAGGAGCACATCAAGGCGAAGATGGCGCTGTTCGGCTCGGTGGGCAAGGCGTAG
- a CDS encoding carbohydrate kinase family protein: protein MQHLFTFGDLVLDVVATAAGALEPDTDTPGEVRSAPGGSAANFAVWTRRLGDPVCFATRVGDDLLGRALVADMRDEGVEVHAARDPVHPTAVLVLFSDGVQRHMMVPRGASHFLEPADLPEERIRTAGWLHVTGYACFWEATRRTLQRAVAVAREAGVPISFDPSSAGFIRRHGMALPEGIRVLLPNRDEALALTGCTDLEEAARRLARKAELVAVKLGPEGALLAAAEGAGAVRPVRLTYVPPAKPSGPPVDGTGAGDAWGAALIHGLRRGLDPYRAALCANRLGAEVVTRVGARPALPPGILRQTEGDSDA, encoded by the coding sequence ATGCAGCACCTGTTTACCTTCGGCGACCTCGTCCTGGACGTGGTCGCCACCGCAGCGGGCGCGCTGGAGCCCGACACCGACACCCCGGGCGAGGTGCGCTCCGCCCCCGGCGGGTCGGCGGCCAACTTCGCCGTCTGGACCCGCCGCCTGGGCGATCCGGTCTGCTTTGCGACCCGGGTGGGCGACGACCTGCTGGGCCGGGCGCTGGTGGCGGACATGCGGGACGAGGGCGTCGAGGTCCACGCCGCCCGGGATCCCGTGCACCCCACCGCGGTGCTGGTGCTCTTCAGCGACGGCGTGCAGCGGCACATGATGGTCCCCCGGGGCGCCAGTCACTTCCTGGAGCCGGCGGACCTGCCCGAGGAGCGGATCCGCACCGCCGGGTGGCTGCACGTCACCGGCTACGCCTGCTTCTGGGAGGCGACCCGCCGGACGCTGCAGCGGGCCGTGGCGGTGGCCCGGGAGGCCGGCGTGCCCATCTCGTTCGACCCCTCGTCCGCGGGGTTCATCCGGCGTCACGGCATGGCGCTGCCGGAGGGGATCAGGGTGCTCCTCCCCAACCGGGACGAGGCCCTGGCCCTGACCGGCTGCACCGACCTGGAGGAGGCCGCCCGCCGCCTGGCCCGCAAGGCGGAGCTGGTCGCCGTGAAGCTGGGCCCGGAGGGGGCGCTGTTGGCGGCTGCGGAGGGCGCCGGCGCCGTGCGGCCCGTCCGGCTGACCTACGTGCCCCCGGCAAAGCCTTCGGGCCCGCCCGTGGACGGCACGGGGGCCGGCGACGCCTGGGGCGCCGCCCTGATCCACGGCCTGCGCCGGGGCCTGGACCCGTACCGGGCCGCCCTGTGCGCCAACCGCCTCGGGGCCGAGGTGGTCACCCGGGTGGGCGCCCGCCCGGCGCTGCCCCCCGGGATTCTGAGGCAGACGGAGGGTGACAGCGATGCATGA
- a CDS encoding O-acetylhomoserine aminocarboxypropyltransferase/cysteine synthase family protein — MHDRRGFSPETLAVHGSYRSDPVTGAHAVPIYQTTAYAFQSTEHARQLFSLEAEGNIYTRINNPTTAAFEERIAALEGGVGAVAFASGHAALAATVMAICNAGDEIVTSSSLYGGTYNLFATTLPKWGITARFVDSGDPEDFRRAITPRTRLIFGEIIGNPRLDLFDIAGVAAVAHEHGIPLVIDNTFATPILCRPFEHGADLVIHSATKWLGGHGVAMGGVVVDSGNFDWNSPRFPGFTEPDASYHGVRYAVDFGPAGFITKVRVQMLRDLGACQSPFNSFLLLLGLDTLALRMRAISENAMAIARHLAAHPAVAWVQYPGLPDHPGHVLAQRYLKGGFGGMLVFGLKGGLEAGARFIDSVRLFSHVANVGDAKSLVIHPASTTHSQLSPAQREAAGVGDDLIRVSVGIEGVADLLADLDQALEKAMG; from the coding sequence ATGCATGACCGCAGAGGCTTTTCGCCGGAGACGCTGGCGGTGCACGGCAGCTACCGTTCGGACCCGGTGACCGGCGCCCACGCGGTGCCCATCTACCAGACCACCGCCTACGCCTTCCAGTCCACCGAGCACGCCCGGCAGCTCTTCTCGCTGGAGGCGGAGGGCAACATCTACACCCGCATCAACAACCCCACCACCGCCGCCTTCGAGGAGCGCATCGCCGCGCTGGAGGGCGGGGTGGGGGCGGTGGCCTTCGCGTCCGGCCACGCCGCCCTGGCGGCCACCGTCATGGCCATCTGCAACGCGGGCGACGAGATCGTCACGTCGTCCAGCCTCTACGGCGGCACCTACAACCTGTTCGCCACCACGCTGCCCAAGTGGGGCATCACCGCCCGGTTCGTCGACTCCGGCGACCCCGAGGACTTCCGCCGGGCGATCACCCCCCGCACCCGCCTGATCTTCGGCGAGATCATCGGCAACCCGCGGCTCGACCTGTTCGACATCGCCGGCGTTGCGGCCGTCGCCCACGAGCACGGGATCCCGCTCGTCATCGACAACACCTTCGCCACGCCCATCCTCTGCCGGCCCTTCGAGCACGGGGCCGACCTGGTGATCCATTCGGCCACCAAGTGGCTGGGCGGCCACGGGGTTGCGATGGGCGGGGTGGTGGTCGACTCCGGCAACTTCGACTGGAACTCGCCGCGCTTCCCGGGCTTCACCGAGCCCGACGCCTCCTATCACGGGGTGCGCTACGCGGTGGACTTCGGGCCCGCCGGGTTCATCACGAAGGTGCGGGTCCAGATGCTGCGCGACCTGGGCGCCTGCCAGTCGCCCTTCAACTCGTTCCTGCTGCTGCTGGGCCTGGACACCCTCGCCCTGCGGATGCGGGCCATCAGCGAGAACGCCATGGCCATCGCCCGGCACCTGGCCGCGCACCCGGCCGTGGCCTGGGTCCAGTACCCGGGCCTGCCGGACCACCCCGGCCACGTCCTGGCGCAGCGCTACCTGAAGGGCGGCTTCGGCGGCATGCTGGTCTTCGGCCTCAAGGGTGGGCTGGAGGCGGGCGCCCGCTTCATCGACTCCGTGCGGCTCTTCTCCCACGTGGCCAACGTGGGCGACGCCAAGTCCCTGGTGATCCACCCGGCCTCCACCACGCACAGCCAGCTCAGCCCCGCCCAGCGGGAGGCCGCCGGCGTGGGGGACGACCTGATCCGGGTCTCGGTGGGCATCGAGGGCGTGGCGGACCTGCTCGCCGACCTGGACCAGGCCCTGGAGAAGGCGATGGGCTGA
- a CDS encoding CoA-binding protein, protein MAVNDPKTIAWVLERPRVLAVVGLSDNPERPSHRVSKAMQQRGYRIVPVTPKGGEILGEKVYASLTEIPFPVDVVQVFRAPQYAVDVVREVAQMKAPPRVLWMQEGVVNDQAVAEAEALGLAVVQDRCLYKEAVRAGR, encoded by the coding sequence ATGGCGGTGAATGATCCGAAGACGATCGCGTGGGTGCTCGAGCGACCGCGGGTGCTGGCGGTGGTGGGGCTGTCCGACAACCCCGAGCGCCCGAGCCACCGGGTGAGCAAGGCGATGCAGCAGCGGGGCTACCGCATCGTGCCCGTAACGCCCAAGGGGGGCGAGATCCTGGGGGAGAAGGTCTACGCATCCCTCACCGAGATTCCCTTCCCGGTGGACGTGGTGCAGGTTTTCCGCGCGCCCCAGTACGCGGTAGACGTGGTGCGGGAGGTCGCGCAGATGAAGGCGCCGCCCAGGGTCCTGTGGATGCAGGAGGGCGTGGTCAACGACCAGGCGGTGGCCGAGGCTGAGGCGCTGGGCCTGGCCGTGGTGCAGGACCGCTGCCTGTACAAGGAGGCTGTCAGGGCTGGGCGCTAG
- a CDS encoding 5'-3' exonuclease yields MLLVDGGLIFRAFFALPPMTDPHGRPVNAVYGFLAMLLRALAAARPSHLAVAMDVPVPENRRTRLYPAYKAHRPECPADLAPQFDLLRETLAALNIAVLGAPGYEADDLMGTMARLAEEGGMEVTILTGDRDNLQLLSGRTTVQYVKKMNQTVTYDVPRFVQEWGILPGQLVDLKGLAGDASDNIPGIRGIGTKTAVKLLQEFATLEQVLAQAHTQRGRLRQLLEEGREVALLSKQLATIDRHVPGLCAPADCALRLDRAGGAAALEALRFRSLLGAFQRAIG; encoded by the coding sequence ATGCTGCTCGTCGACGGCGGACTGATCTTCCGCGCATTCTTCGCGCTCCCGCCCATGACCGACCCGCACGGGCGACCGGTCAACGCCGTGTACGGCTTCCTGGCCATGCTGCTGCGCGCCCTGGCGGCGGCCCGCCCGAGCCACCTGGCGGTGGCGATGGACGTGCCCGTTCCGGAGAACCGGCGGACGCGGCTCTACCCGGCGTACAAGGCCCACCGTCCGGAGTGCCCCGCCGACCTGGCGCCGCAGTTCGACCTGCTGCGCGAGACCCTCGCCGCCCTGAACATCGCCGTCCTGGGCGCGCCGGGCTACGAGGCCGACGACCTGATGGGCACCATGGCCCGCCTGGCCGAGGAGGGCGGCATGGAGGTGACAATCCTCACCGGCGACCGCGACAACCTCCAGCTGCTGTCGGGCCGGACGACGGTCCAGTACGTCAAGAAGATGAACCAGACCGTCACGTACGATGTGCCGCGCTTCGTCCAGGAATGGGGCATCCTCCCGGGGCAGCTGGTCGACCTCAAGGGGCTTGCCGGCGACGCCTCGGACAACATCCCCGGCATCCGGGGCATCGGGACCAAGACCGCCGTGAAGCTCCTGCAGGAGTTCGCCACGCTGGAGCAGGTCCTCGCCCAGGCCCACACCCAGCGGGGCCGCCTCCGACAACTGCTGGAGGAGGGGCGGGAGGTCGCCCTGCTCTCCAAGCAGCTGGCCACCATCGACCGCCACGTCCCCGGCCTCTGCGCGCCGGCGGACTGCGCCCTGCGGCTGGACCGCGCGGGGGGAGCCGCCGCGCTGGAAGCACTGCGGTTCCGCTCGCTGCTGGGCGCGTTTCAACGCGCGATCGGGTGA
- a CDS encoding RNA polymerase sigma factor, with product MTAALTDEQLVVRAQAGDRGALGELLERYERRTYNLAFRLMGNHADACDAAQEALVRVCIRLHNFRGESAFSTWLYRVVTNTCLDELRRRGRLRHASLDDGMPMEEGTLPRQAADEAQGPVEYAERHEVQAAVQRAIARLPYEYRVVVILRDIQDLSYQEIAAVLDTTLGTVKSRLHRARQALRTIIADTEGKCLEIAG from the coding sequence ATGACGGCGGCCTTGACGGACGAACAGTTAGTGGTACGGGCCCAGGCGGGCGACCGGGGCGCACTGGGCGAGCTGCTTGAGCGGTACGAGCGGCGGACATACAACTTGGCTTTTCGCTTAATGGGAAATCACGCCGATGCGTGTGACGCGGCACAGGAGGCGCTGGTGCGCGTCTGCATCCGCTTGCATAACTTCCGCGGCGAATCCGCCTTCTCCACCTGGCTGTACCGGGTGGTCACCAACACCTGTCTGGACGAGCTGCGGCGCAGAGGCCGGCTGCGCCACGCCTCGCTGGACGACGGGATGCCGATGGAAGAGGGCACGCTCCCCCGCCAGGCGGCCGACGAGGCGCAGGGGCCCGTCGAGTACGCCGAGCGGCACGAGGTGCAGGCCGCGGTGCAGCGGGCGATCGCCAGGCTGCCCTACGAGTACCGGGTGGTCGTGATCCTGCGTGACATCCAGGACCTCTCCTACCAGGAGATCGCCGCCGTACTGGACACGACGCTGGGCACCGTGAAGTCGAGGTTGCACCGGGCCCGCCAGGCCCTGCGGACGATCATCGCCGACACCGAGGGCAAGTGCCTCGAGATCGCCGGATAG
- a CDS encoding LysR family transcriptional regulator, with translation MLLSYLQVYCDIIETRSFSKAAARNFISQPAVSQQVKALEEQFHQRLIERSPQGIYPTEAGRIFYEGAREIVERYQALERQMADLTQTVSGSIRVATVYSVGLHDLPPYIKKFMQAYPQARVHVEYSRTNKIYEAVRQNQVDIGIVAYPQESRQMGVIPLPSDELVVIVPPNHPLAVAGAPVELRQLHRMPFIAFDPDIPTRKATDRVLHDQGVEVEVVQEFDNVETIKRSVEAELGVSIIPRRCARWEIRSGSLCALPIADLRIERPVGVIYKRGKSFSNTLQKFIGILTQREEN, from the coding sequence ATGCTGCTGTCCTACCTCCAGGTCTACTGCGACATTATTGAAACCCGCAGCTTCTCGAAGGCAGCTGCGCGCAACTTCATCTCCCAGCCTGCGGTCAGCCAGCAGGTGAAGGCGCTGGAGGAGCAGTTTCACCAACGGCTGATCGAGCGGTCGCCCCAGGGCATCTACCCCACCGAAGCCGGCCGGATCTTCTACGAGGGCGCGCGCGAGATCGTCGAGCGGTACCAGGCCCTGGAACGGCAGATGGCCGACCTCACGCAGACCGTCTCCGGCTCCATCCGGGTCGCCACCGTGTACTCCGTCGGCCTCCACGACCTGCCCCCCTATATCAAGAAGTTCATGCAGGCGTATCCGCAAGCCCGGGTCCACGTGGAGTACAGCCGCACCAACAAGATCTACGAGGCGGTGCGGCAGAACCAGGTGGACATCGGCATCGTGGCCTACCCGCAGGAGAGCCGGCAGATGGGGGTCATCCCCCTGCCCTCGGACGAACTGGTGGTCATCGTCCCCCCCAACCACCCGCTGGCGGTCGCCGGCGCCCCGGTGGAGCTGCGCCAGCTCCATCGGATGCCCTTCATCGCCTTCGACCCGGACATCCCCACCCGGAAGGCCACCGACCGGGTGCTGCACGACCAGGGCGTGGAGGTCGAGGTCGTCCAGGAGTTCGATAACGTCGAGACCATCAAGCGCTCGGTGGAGGCCGAGCTGGGCGTCTCGATCATCCCCCGCCGATGCGCCCGCTGGGAGATCCGGTCCGGCTCGCTCTGCGCCCTGCCCATCGCGGACCTGCGCATCGAGCGGCCCGTCGGCGTGATCTACAAGCGGGGCAAGAGCTTCAGCAACACGCTGCAGAAGTTCATCGGCATCCTGACCCAGCGGGAAGAGAACTGA